A single genomic interval of Hevea brasiliensis isolate MT/VB/25A 57/8 chromosome 4, ASM3005281v1, whole genome shotgun sequence harbors:
- the LOC110669956 gene encoding phosphatidate cytidylyltransferase 1: MHKDHNNSSSAPSTPRIRHRRRSNEIPHELNKLNGTHLLINDHDKYKSMWIRAHSSLWMLGGFLFILYLGHLYIWAAVVVIQIFMARELFNLLRRAHEDRRLPGFRLLNWHFFFTAVLFVYGRIISQRLVNTVTSDKFFYRLVSGIVKYQMVICYFLYIAGFMWFILTLKKKMYKYQFGQYAWTHMILIIVFIQSAFTVANIFEGIFWFLLPASLIAINDVAAYFFGFFFGKTPLIKLSPKKTWEGFIGASVTTVISAFVLANLLGHFQWLTCPRKDLSTGWLQCDPGPLFKPVNYSLPGCISDWFPWKEISVLPVQWHALWLGLFASIIAPFGGFFASGFKRAFKIKDFGDSIPGHGGFTDRMDCQMIMAVFAYIYHQSFVFPQDYTVEKVLDQILGSLTLEEQKVLYMKLGKIFQERQLKPR, translated from the exons ATGCACAAAGACCATAATAATTCTTCCAGTGCACCATCAACACCAAGAATTCGCCATCGGAGGCGTTCTAATGAG ATTCCTCATGAGTTAAACAAATTGAATGGAACCCATTTGCTCATTAATGACCATGATAAATACAAATCAATGTGGATTCGAGCACACTCTTCTCTGTGGATGCTTGGGGGTTTTCTGTTTATTCTTTACTTGGGTCATCTTTACATTTGGGCTGCAGTCGTTGTAATCCAAATATTTATGGCTAGGGAGCTCTTTAATCTACTCAGAAGAGCTCACGAAGATAGGCGTCTTCCTGGGTTTAGGCTCTTGAATTG GCATTTTTTCTTCACCGCAGTGCTATTTGTCTATGGCCGCATTATCAGTCAACGTCTCGTGAACACAGTAACTTCTGATAAATTCTTCTATAGGCTTGTGAGCGGTATTGTCAAGTACCAGATGGTCATTTGCTACTTTTTATACATTGCAG GTTTTATGTGGTTCATTcttacattgaagaagaaaatgTACAAGTATCAATTTGGGCAATATGCTTGGACACACATGATTCTCATCATAGTGTTTATCCAGTCTGCTTTCACTGTAGCCAATATTTTCGAAGGGATCTTCTG GTTTCTTCTCCCAGCATCACTTATTGCTATCAATGATGTTGCTGCTTATTTCTTTGGTTTCTTTTTTGGAAAAACGCCTTTGATCAAGTTATCTCCAAAGAAAACATGGGAGGGTTTTATTGGAGCATCGGTTACAACTGTTATCTCAGCATTTGTG TTAGCAAACTTATTGGGCCATTTCCAATGGTTGACATGTCCAAGAAAG GACTTATCAACAGGGTGGCTTCAGTGTGATCCTGGCCCACTATTTAAACCAGTGAATTATTCCTTGCCAGGATGTATATCTGATTGG TTCCCTTGGAAAGAGATATCAGTTCTGCCAGTGCAGTGGCATGCTTTGTGGTTGGGTTTATTTGCATCAATTATAGCACCATTCGGAGGCTTTTTCGCTAGTGGTTTCAAGAGAGCTTTTAAGATCAAG GATTTTGGGGATAGCATACCTGGACATGGTGGATTTACTGATAGAATGGACTGTCAG ATGATAATGGCTGTTTTTGCCTACATCTATCATCAGTCGTTTGTTTTTCCGCAAGACTATACAGTTGAGAAGGTGTTGGACCAG ATATTGGGGAGCCTTACTTTGGAGGAGCAGAAAGTTTTGTATATGAAGCTGGGGAAGATATTCCAAGAGAGGCAACTGAAGCCGCGGTAA